Proteins encoded in a region of the Fusibacter sp. A1 genome:
- a CDS encoding chemotaxis protein CheA, with protein sequence MDMSQYMEIFIDESKEHLQHMNEILLVLENNFEDVNLLNEIFRVAHTIKGMSGTMGFTKIASLTHEMENVLHICRSREMAVDSIIIDILFECFDGLEEYINNLINTGQEGELDTSDLVNRLKFIAKHKTTDGLTGDTAAKPTEAIQEVASTQSETEFHLNTSDISPSLISEAKLSGLQAIKVKVILAETCMLRAARAFIVFNTLEQFGEVIKSHPSAEDIEDENFEYSFELLYMTKLDPETTIAELMKISEIEKVIAEVVGIGEFSYDTYEDEFESDVEEVMTASSNEPGSMAKAQLQPAGNDKSGAKENDKAKTSKTVRVDIDRLDNLMNLVSELIIIKTRLDDLDTLESKQNMSEAVEYLERITTSLHDAVMKVRMVPVERTFNRFPRMVRDLAKELDKSIKLNMSGEETEVDRTVIDEIGDPLIHLIRNSIDHGIEGMQDRVAAGKDETGTVFLRAYPDGNSVVIEVEDDGNGIDPSKISAIAISKGLVTADQVDMMNDHDIINMLFLPGFSTAEIITDLSGRGVGLDVVKTKIEALSGSVEVDSVIGKGSKFTIRLPLTLAIIQALMVNLGNEKYALPLNNIRIITTIEKKQISMVQNQEVVLYRNQTLPLVRLPEVLEVPGANRDSETLTIVIVKKGNQEAGLVVDSLIGQQEIVIKSLGKYLGGVRAIAGATILGNGGVALIVDPNQLF encoded by the coding sequence ATGGATATGAGTCAATACATGGAAATCTTTATTGATGAGTCAAAAGAACACTTGCAACACATGAACGAGATACTGCTGGTTTTAGAAAACAATTTTGAAGATGTGAACTTGTTGAATGAGATTTTTAGAGTCGCACATACCATTAAGGGCATGTCAGGTACGATGGGCTTTACAAAAATCGCTAGTCTGACACATGAGATGGAAAACGTATTACATATCTGTCGAAGCAGGGAGATGGCGGTGGATAGCATTATCATCGATATCTTATTTGAGTGTTTTGACGGACTTGAAGAGTATATCAACAATCTGATCAACACCGGTCAAGAAGGAGAACTTGATACATCCGATCTTGTGAATCGATTGAAGTTTATCGCAAAACACAAGACGACCGACGGTTTGACTGGCGACACAGCAGCTAAACCAACAGAAGCCATTCAAGAGGTAGCTTCGACTCAAAGCGAAACTGAGTTTCATTTAAATACAAGCGACATCTCTCCAAGTTTGATTTCAGAGGCAAAACTTAGCGGCCTTCAGGCAATAAAGGTGAAGGTGATCTTAGCTGAAACCTGTATGCTACGAGCAGCACGCGCCTTTATCGTCTTCAATACACTCGAACAGTTCGGTGAAGTCATTAAATCCCATCCGTCTGCAGAAGATATTGAAGATGAAAACTTTGAGTATTCGTTTGAACTGCTCTACATGACCAAACTCGATCCAGAAACTACCATCGCTGAACTAATGAAAATTTCAGAGATTGAAAAAGTGATAGCAGAAGTGGTGGGGATCGGTGAGTTCTCCTACGATACCTATGAAGATGAATTTGAATCAGACGTTGAAGAAGTCATGACAGCGTCTAGCAATGAGCCCGGCAGCATGGCAAAAGCTCAATTGCAGCCTGCAGGCAATGATAAATCTGGCGCGAAAGAGAACGATAAGGCGAAGACAAGCAAGACCGTAAGAGTGGATATCGATAGACTTGACAACTTGATGAATCTTGTCAGTGAGCTGATCATCATCAAGACTAGGCTTGATGATCTTGATACTCTCGAGTCGAAGCAGAACATGTCTGAAGCTGTGGAATACTTGGAAAGAATCACTACAAGCCTTCATGATGCTGTAATGAAAGTTAGAATGGTACCTGTTGAAAGAACGTTCAACAGATTCCCTAGAATGGTCAGAGACCTTGCGAAGGAACTTGACAAGTCGATCAAACTTAACATGAGCGGCGAGGAAACTGAAGTAGATAGAACCGTTATCGATGAAATCGGCGATCCGCTTATTCACCTTATCAGGAACTCGATCGATCACGGAATTGAAGGCATGCAGGATAGAGTCGCAGCTGGAAAAGACGAGACGGGAACGGTATTCTTAAGAGCTTATCCGGATGGCAATTCGGTTGTCATCGAAGTTGAAGATGACGGTAACGGCATCGATCCAAGTAAGATTTCAGCAATCGCTATTTCAAAAGGACTGGTAACGGCTGATCAAGTGGATATGATGAACGACCATGACATCATCAACATGCTATTCTTGCCTGGATTCTCAACAGCTGAGATCATTACCGATTTATCAGGCAGGGGTGTCGGTCTTGATGTTGTAAAAACAAAAATTGAAGCACTCTCCGGTTCAGTTGAAGTGGACAGCGTTATCGGCAAAGGTTCGAAGTTTACGATCAGACTGCCTCTGACACTTGCAATCATTCAGGCGCTTATGGTCAACTTGGGCAATGAGAAATACGCGCTGCCTCTTAACAATATCAGGATTATCACTACAATTGAGAAGAAACAGATCAGTATGGTTCAAAATCAGGAAGTCGTATTATATAGAAATCAGACCTTGCCTCTAGTTCGTCTGCCTGAAGTCTTAGAAGTTCCTGGTGCGAATAGGGATAGTGAGACACTGACAATCGTAATCGTCAAAAAAGGTAATCAAGAAGCAGGACTAGTTGTTGATAGTCTAATTGGACAGCAGGAGATTGTTATTAAATCGCTAGGTAAATACTTAGGTGGTGTTAGGGCAATCGCAGGTGCGACTATTTTAGGTAATGGTGGCGTTGCACTGATTGTAGATCCAAACCAGCTATTCTAG
- a CDS encoding chemotaxis protein CheW, producing the protein MNDIREFVIFKLNGEHYGLNIHNVENIEKQVEITRVPHTKGYIKGVINLRGNVIPIIDLRERFSLAPKEANDDTRIIIMNQSELKIGMIVDSSSETLQLNEENIDPAPSVKASVEDDFIKEIGKHDNRIIMLLDIKKVLGLIDEE; encoded by the coding sequence ATGAATGATATTAGAGAATTTGTAATCTTCAAGTTAAATGGCGAACACTACGGCCTTAATATCCACAATGTCGAGAACATTGAAAAGCAAGTGGAGATCACGCGTGTTCCTCATACAAAAGGTTATATCAAAGGTGTGATCAATTTAAGAGGAAATGTGATTCCAATCATTGATTTACGTGAAAGGTTTTCGCTAGCACCAAAGGAAGCGAATGACGACACGCGAATCATCATTATGAATCAATCCGAACTTAAGATTGGTATGATTGTCGATTCATCTTCTGAAACTTTGCAGCTGAACGAGGAGAACATCGATCCCGCTCCTTCTGTAAAGGCTTCTGTAGAGGATGATTTTATCAAAGAAATTGGAAAGCATGACAATCGTATTATCATGTTGTTGGATATTAAGAAGGTTTTAGGACTTATTGACGAGGAGTAA
- the flhB gene encoding flagellar biosynthesis protein FlhB: MAYIKYNLQFFQGEKTEQATPKKRRESREKGQVVQSKDIGSSAVLLVVFLVISFFSDYFVEKIYGIFFYVMEMASNTGNGLLPRDVLSLGNYMIFTLITIIGPLLLAALITGVLIDYMQVGFLFTMEPLKFKLDKINPLKGFKRLFSLKSMVEMIKSILKAGGILILSYQFVANRQNELMEVMGFGIEASVAMLWSFIFGIVWRAAVFLFVISIFDFIYKKWENNKELKMSKQEIKDEYKQMEGDPQIKSKIREKQRQMAMSRMMQDVPGADVIITNPTHYAVALLYNREESMAPKVVAKGRDLIAQNIKKIAKENDVPVVENKPLARSLYAAVEIGEYIPSELFEAVADVLAYVYKLKNRSS; encoded by the coding sequence ATGGCTTATATAAAATATAATCTACAGTTCTTCCAAGGTGAGAAAACCGAACAGGCAACCCCTAAAAAGCGACGAGAGTCAAGGGAAAAAGGACAAGTAGTACAGTCGAAGGATATCGGTTCTTCAGCTGTGCTACTTGTCGTGTTTCTCGTGATCTCGTTTTTTTCTGACTATTTTGTAGAAAAGATCTACGGCATTTTTTTTTATGTAATGGAAATGGCATCGAATACCGGCAATGGTCTCTTACCAAGAGATGTCTTGTCATTGGGCAACTACATGATTTTCACCCTAATCACGATTATCGGACCATTACTGCTTGCAGCACTCATAACCGGGGTTCTTATCGACTATATGCAGGTAGGTTTCCTATTCACGATGGAACCTCTAAAATTCAAGCTTGATAAGATCAATCCGCTAAAAGGGTTTAAGCGACTTTTTTCACTAAAGTCAATGGTTGAGATGATTAAGTCTATCCTAAAGGCTGGTGGAATACTGATTCTTAGTTATCAGTTTGTAGCCAATAGGCAAAATGAGCTGATGGAGGTCATGGGATTTGGAATCGAGGCCTCGGTCGCCATGCTATGGTCATTCATCTTCGGCATCGTTTGGAGAGCCGCAGTTTTTCTATTTGTGATTTCTATCTTCGATTTTATCTATAAGAAATGGGAAAACAACAAAGAACTTAAGATGTCAAAACAAGAAATCAAAGACGAATACAAGCAAATGGAAGGTGACCCGCAAATCAAATCAAAAATTAGGGAGAAGCAACGTCAAATGGCAATGAGCCGAATGATGCAAGATGTTCCGGGAGCCGACGTTATTATTACAAATCCTACACACTATGCCGTCGCTTTGTTGTATAATAGAGAAGAGAGTATGGCACCTAAAGTTGTTGCCAAAGGTCGCGACCTTATCGCTCAGAATATCAAGAAGATCGCAAAAGAAAACGATGTGCCTGTCGTTGAGAACAAACCACTCGCAAGATCGCTATATGCAGCTGTAGAAATCGGTGAATATATTCCATCGGAGCTATTTGAAGCTGTGGCCGACGTTCTTGCCTATGTCTATAAACTAAAAAACAGGAGTAGCTGA
- a CDS encoding chemotaxis response regulator protein-glutamate methylesterase: MKKIKVLVVDDSAFMRKVVSDIINACDHIEVIATAKNGKEALELLKTLKPDVVTMDIEMPVMDGLTALEKAMDTTPVPIVMLSSLTKEGADATLKALELGAVDFITKPSSVFKINADDVKTQLIEKLEIASRIRIPKKRKQVSTDVIRPKTSRFVGHNDIRKIIAIGTSTGGPKALQSVIPLIPKNIDAPVLIVQHMPPGFTKSLAERLDSMSAISVKEAEDGDMLQPGWCYVAPGDKHLRVVRDVKGFRIALGSDGPVTGHRPSADAMFDSLAQLDLHNIVGVIMTGMGADGAKGLVNIKKNRNFVIAQDEDSCVVFGMPKSAIKLDAVDKIVSLENITDEIIKAMEV, translated from the coding sequence ATGAAAAAAATTAAAGTTTTAGTTGTAGATGATTCAGCTTTTATGCGAAAAGTCGTTTCAGACATCATCAATGCCTGTGACCATATCGAAGTTATCGCCACTGCTAAAAACGGCAAGGAAGCATTGGAGCTTCTTAAAACACTTAAACCCGATGTGGTCACAATGGATATAGAAATGCCTGTCATGGATGGTCTAACAGCCCTTGAAAAGGCGATGGACACGACTCCAGTGCCGATTGTCATGCTGAGCAGCTTGACAAAAGAAGGTGCCGATGCCACGCTAAAGGCTCTTGAGCTTGGCGCTGTCGATTTTATCACAAAACCAAGCAGCGTCTTTAAAATCAATGCTGACGATGTTAAGACTCAACTGATAGAAAAACTGGAAATAGCATCTCGGATTCGTATTCCTAAAAAGAGAAAGCAAGTTTCAACGGATGTTATCAGACCCAAAACCAGCCGTTTTGTCGGTCATAACGATATTAGGAAAATCATCGCTATCGGGACATCTACAGGTGGTCCCAAAGCGCTTCAGTCAGTTATTCCACTTATACCGAAAAACATCGATGCGCCTGTGCTTATCGTACAGCATATGCCACCTGGATTTACAAAATCTTTGGCGGAACGTCTGGACAGCATGAGTGCGATCAGCGTTAAAGAAGCTGAAGACGGCGACATGCTCCAACCGGGCTGGTGTTATGTTGCACCAGGGGACAAGCACTTACGTGTTGTAAGGGATGTGAAGGGCTTTAGAATCGCTTTAGGGTCAGACGGCCCCGTAACAGGGCATAGGCCTTCTGCTGATGCAATGTTCGATTCACTTGCTCAACTTGATCTACACAATATAGTCGGGGTGATTATGACAGGTATGGGCGCTGACGGCGCTAAAGGCCTTGTCAATATAAAGAAAAACAGAAATTTTGTTATCGCACAAGATGAGGATTCCTGTGTCGTGTTTGGTATGCCGAAATCGGCGATCAAGCTTGATGCAGTTGATAAAATAGTATCACTTGAAAACATTACAGATGAGATCATCAAAGCTATGGAGGTGTAA
- the flhA gene encoding flagellar biosynthesis protein FlhA, whose product MRFTDILVPIVIVGIIMLIIIPVPSSFIDYLLTVNIATALLILLISMFNQEPLQFSIFPSLLLVTTVFRLALNISTTRLILTEANAGGVIDAFGNFVIQGNAIVGFIIFVIIIIIQFLVITKGSERVSEVAARFTLDAMPGKQMAIDADLNSGLISEADARSRRTKIQREADFYGAMDGASKFVKGDAIAGIIITVINIVAGFVIGAVNFNLTLLQSLQRFTILTVGDGLVSQIPALMISIGTGIVVTRAASEGSLARDMVDQLFATPVVLMIVSGVLFVLGLSPLPTVPLFALSGFFLYIGLTLRSSAKKTSLEEEGGEPEDQGSESEDMRRPENIIPLLQVDPIELEFGYGIIPLADPNQGGDLFDRLVMIRRQIALEFGVIVPMIRLRDNIQLEPNQYNIKIKGASVAYGEILFDHFLAMSPGHVEGEIEGVDTIEPAFGLPAKWIRGEDREKAEILGYTVVDPSSIISTHLTEIIKRHTHELLSRQDVKQLIENVKENNDTLVNELIPSLMSIGDVQKVLANLLREFVSIRDLVSILETLADYASVTRDTNVLTEYVRQSLKRQISGQYIQGKQAKVITLNQDLEDLLMSSIKNGENGTYIALDPRTTNGIINSLAVEIQNLLSLGEQPIVLTAPIVRFYFKQLTESTIPDLIVLSYNEIEGDIDIQSVGVVSI is encoded by the coding sequence ATGAGATTTACTGATATTCTAGTTCCAATAGTAATTGTTGGAATCATAATGCTAATCATTATCCCTGTGCCGAGTTCTTTTATCGACTATCTGTTAACGGTGAATATCGCAACCGCCTTATTGATACTGTTGATTTCGATGTTCAATCAAGAACCGTTGCAGTTTTCCATATTTCCATCATTGCTGCTTGTTACGACCGTATTCCGGCTAGCGCTCAATATATCGACTACAAGACTTATTCTGACTGAAGCCAATGCCGGAGGTGTTATCGACGCCTTCGGAAATTTTGTTATTCAAGGGAATGCCATAGTCGGATTCATCATTTTTGTCATCATCATCATCATTCAGTTCCTGGTTATCACCAAGGGTTCCGAGAGGGTATCCGAGGTTGCGGCGCGTTTTACACTGGACGCGATGCCGGGTAAGCAGATGGCGATTGATGCGGATTTGAACTCAGGACTGATTTCTGAAGCGGATGCTAGATCCAGAAGGACAAAAATTCAAAGGGAAGCGGACTTCTACGGGGCGATGGATGGTGCCTCGAAATTTGTAAAAGGGGACGCTATCGCAGGTATTATCATCACGGTCATCAATATTGTCGCCGGTTTCGTTATCGGTGCAGTTAACTTCAATTTGACGCTTTTACAGTCCCTTCAGCGATTCACCATTTTAACTGTCGGTGATGGACTTGTGTCACAAATACCGGCACTGATGATTTCTATCGGTACCGGTATTGTCGTTACCAGAGCGGCCTCGGAAGGCAGCCTGGCAAGAGACATGGTGGATCAGCTTTTTGCCACACCTGTCGTTTTGATGATCGTTTCAGGAGTGCTATTTGTCCTTGGACTTTCTCCACTGCCTACTGTTCCGCTTTTCGCTCTTTCGGGATTCTTCCTTTACATCGGTCTGACGCTAAGATCAAGCGCTAAAAAGACTTCGCTTGAGGAAGAGGGAGGCGAACCGGAGGACCAGGGATCTGAAAGTGAAGATATGAGGCGACCTGAAAATATCATTCCATTACTGCAGGTCGACCCTATCGAACTCGAGTTCGGATATGGAATCATACCACTTGCCGATCCCAACCAGGGTGGCGATTTATTTGACAGACTTGTAATGATCAGAAGGCAGATCGCTCTCGAGTTCGGTGTGATCGTTCCGATGATCCGTCTTAGGGACAACATACAGCTTGAACCGAATCAATACAATATTAAGATCAAGGGAGCAAGCGTGGCTTACGGTGAAATCCTATTTGACCATTTCTTAGCGATGAGTCCAGGACATGTCGAAGGGGAAATCGAAGGTGTCGATACGATTGAGCCTGCATTCGGACTTCCGGCAAAATGGATACGTGGTGAAGACCGGGAGAAAGCCGAGATACTAGGCTATACGGTAGTGGATCCATCTTCTATCATCTCGACCCATCTGACTGAAATCATCAAAAGGCACACTCATGAACTGCTTAGCAGACAAGATGTCAAGCAGCTGATTGAAAATGTGAAGGAAAACAACGATACACTTGTCAACGAGCTGATACCAAGCTTGATGTCCATTGGAGATGTTCAAAAGGTACTTGCAAACCTGTTAAGAGAATTTGTCTCGATCAGGGACCTTGTAAGCATACTGGAGACTCTAGCGGATTACGCGAGTGTCACTAGAGATACCAATGTTCTTACAGAGTACGTCAGACAAAGTCTTAAAAGACAGATTTCAGGTCAATATATTCAAGGTAAACAAGCGAAAGTGATCACGTTGAATCAGGACCTTGAGGATCTTTTGATGTCATCCATCAAAAATGGAGAAAACGGAACTTATATCGCTTTAGATCCGAGGACGACGAACGGTATTATCAACAGCTTGGCTGTTGAGATACAGAATCTGCTGTCTCTGGGAGAGCAACCTATCGTTTTAACAGCACCTATCGTAAGATTCTATTTTAAACAATTAACCGAAAGTACTATTCCCGATTTAATCGTTTTATCCTATAACGAAATCGAGGGAGACATCGATATTCAATCAGTTGGGGTGGTGAGCATATAA
- a CDS encoding MinD/ParA family protein — protein MKDQAQRLRELIQNTRASRNSIEKAKNTNKKNDARVIAISSGKGGVGKTNVTVNLGIALSKLGKRVTIIDADLGLANIDVVLGLVPKYNLFHMLRDGKTLEEITVFGPHDIQVISGGSGVMDLVNLADEEIAVLIDSFETLNETADYILIDTGAGINRSVMSFIEASHEVIMVVTPDPTSITDAYAVIKNIAITDKAIRVIINKAESNKEGFEVFHKLNSATHKFLNLELESLGFILDDPNVKRSVKVQKPFLVGYPNALASKGVELIAYNLDHDSHYVSSMNSFGVFIKRLFTSI, from the coding sequence ATGAAAGATCAAGCGCAAAGATTAAGAGAACTTATTCAAAATACAAGAGCTTCTAGAAACTCGATTGAGAAGGCGAAAAACACCAATAAGAAAAACGACGCGAGAGTCATTGCGATCTCGAGCGGCAAGGGTGGAGTAGGTAAGACAAACGTCACCGTCAATCTAGGGATAGCGCTCAGCAAACTGGGTAAAAGAGTCACTATCATCGATGCGGACTTAGGTCTTGCCAATATCGATGTGGTCTTGGGCCTAGTACCAAAATATAATTTGTTCCACATGCTAAGAGATGGCAAGACGCTTGAAGAGATAACCGTATTCGGTCCACATGACATTCAAGTGATTTCTGGAGGTTCTGGCGTGATGGATCTTGTTAACCTCGCAGACGAGGAAATAGCAGTGCTTATCGACAGCTTTGAGACGCTTAACGAAACTGCGGATTACATCTTGATCGATACGGGGGCCGGGATCAACAGGTCCGTGATGTCCTTTATCGAGGCAAGTCATGAAGTGATCATGGTTGTCACACCCGATCCGACAAGTATCACAGATGCCTATGCCGTCATTAAGAATATTGCCATTACCGATAAGGCTATACGGGTGATTATCAACAAGGCGGAATCAAACAAGGAAGGATTTGAAGTTTTTCATAAACTAAATTCGGCCACACATAAGTTCTTGAATCTTGAACTGGAAAGCTTAGGTTTTATTCTGGATGATCCGAATGTCAAAAGAAGCGTCAAGGTTCAAAAACCGTTTCTTGTAGGATATCCCAACGCTTTGGCTTCAAAAGGGGTTGAGCTGATCGCATACAACCTGGACCATGATAGCCATTACGTAAGTAGCATGAACTCTTTTGGAGTGTTTATTAAACGTTTGTTTACGTCTATTTAA
- the fliQ gene encoding flagellar biosynthesis protein FliQ, whose protein sequence is MSESMVIDLFREGVSTILMVSAPMMITALVVGLIIAIFQATTQIQEQTLAFVPKIISIFLVMLLLGPWILSTIVGYTENIFENLVLFLR, encoded by the coding sequence ATGAGTGAAAGTATGGTTATCGATTTATTCAGGGAAGGGGTTTCAACGATCCTAATGGTAAGCGCTCCGATGATGATCACGGCCTTAGTTGTCGGTTTGATTATCGCAATATTTCAGGCGACTACTCAAATACAAGAGCAGACGTTGGCGTTTGTCCCTAAGATCATCTCTATCTTTTTAGTGATGTTGCTCTTGGGACCATGGATATTGAGCACTATTGTCGGCTACACAGAAAATATATTTGAGAATTTAGTGTTATTCTTGAGATAG
- the flhF gene encoding flagellar biosynthesis protein FlhF, translated as MNVKRYIAKDVQEAMQKVRLEMGRDAVILHTRKIKQKGLKGLFTKPLVEVVAAVDESEKQAKMASIQAALEKKKELDRIREIEEEESLKKEVKKDTGEILLLKEQMATITSMLNTVIDKVNNPSEVRVEEAVVQKNIDHPLVERLKSNDVTESVTDKIMSIAKRQITMSDKNDPAIKNAFRIIIRDMIGLPYKIEDPSDGQKVYFFVGPTGVGKTTTLAKIAAKLSLVDNKKVALVTADTYRIAAVDQLKTYSEILSIPLEVIYEPTELQPMIKKHKDKDYILVDTAGRNHKSEALEKDLSGLIGQFDTADIFLVISLTTGFKDVQSILNSYRFLNDYKLIFTKLDEAESYGNILNAKVAANKPIAFVTNGQSVPDDIAVADGEKIADLLLGDAI; from the coding sequence ATGAATGTGAAACGATATATCGCAAAAGATGTTCAAGAAGCGATGCAAAAGGTAAGGCTGGAGATGGGCCGCGACGCGGTTATTCTTCACACGCGAAAGATCAAGCAAAAAGGGTTAAAGGGCTTATTTACTAAACCACTTGTTGAAGTCGTGGCCGCTGTCGACGAATCGGAAAAACAGGCGAAGATGGCATCTATTCAAGCCGCACTTGAAAAAAAGAAAGAACTCGATAGAATCAGGGAAATCGAGGAAGAAGAATCCTTAAAGAAGGAAGTAAAGAAAGATACAGGCGAAATCCTACTGCTTAAAGAGCAGATGGCTACTATCACGTCTATGTTGAATACTGTGATCGATAAGGTAAACAATCCATCTGAGGTGCGTGTCGAAGAAGCTGTCGTTCAAAAGAACATCGACCATCCGCTTGTAGAACGGTTAAAGAGCAACGATGTCACTGAAAGCGTCACCGACAAAATCATGTCGATCGCGAAAAGACAGATTACCATGAGTGATAAGAATGATCCTGCGATTAAAAACGCCTTTAGGATCATTATCAGAGACATGATCGGTCTTCCTTATAAAATTGAAGATCCCAGCGATGGGCAAAAGGTCTACTTTTTTGTTGGGCCTACTGGTGTTGGAAAAACAACAACACTAGCAAAAATCGCAGCGAAGCTTTCCTTAGTGGACAATAAGAAGGTGGCCCTTGTCACTGCCGATACCTATCGTATCGCCGCGGTAGACCAGTTGAAGACATATAGTGAGATCTTAAGCATTCCACTTGAGGTGATCTATGAACCGACTGAACTACAGCCGATGATTAAGAAACACAAGGACAAGGATTATATTTTGGTGGATACCGCTGGTAGAAACCATAAGAGCGAAGCCCTTGAAAAAGACCTTTCAGGTTTGATCGGACAATTCGATACCGCTGATATTTTTTTGGTGATCAGTCTGACGACAGGGTTTAAGGATGTTCAGAGCATTCTCAACTCGTATAGGTTTTTAAATGATTACAAACTCATTTTCACCAAGCTGGATGAAGCTGAGTCTTATGGAAACATATTAAATGCAAAGGTTGCAGCAAATAAACCGATTGCGTTTGTCACCAACGGTCAGAGCGTTCCAGATGACATTGCGGTTGCAGACGGCGAAAAAATTGCTGACTTACTACTAGGTGACGCAATATGA
- the fliR gene encoding flagellar biosynthetic protein FliR: MDVILTEGLVTWLLIFSRLGAMLMLVPLFGATNVPMQVKILFTGFLALIFYTSGQYEVGISLTRFDVITTGIIFEIVNGLSIGFVVVAIMNAVYIAGHIIDMDMGFAMVNVISAQDESEMPITANFYYLLIMIIFVTMNAHHRMIEAFIRSLQIAPLGILSFSGFTVSTYFELIKETFIIGFQMAMPVITTIMIANIILGMLAKAMPGMNVFMVGMPFKILIGIFTIYIVFPVTVKMMVHLLDRLMYYMEQVLLFMR, encoded by the coding sequence ATGGATGTGATCTTAACTGAAGGCCTAGTGACATGGTTGCTCATCTTCTCCAGATTAGGTGCCATGCTGATGCTGGTTCCACTGTTTGGAGCTACCAATGTACCTATGCAGGTGAAAATTCTCTTCACCGGTTTTCTAGCACTTATCTTTTATACTTCTGGACAATACGAAGTCGGGATCTCGCTTACTAGATTCGATGTGATCACCACAGGAATCATTTTTGAGATTGTCAACGGACTATCCATAGGTTTTGTTGTGGTGGCGATCATGAATGCGGTGTATATCGCGGGTCACATCATCGATATGGATATGGGATTTGCCATGGTAAATGTAATCAGTGCTCAGGATGAATCAGAAATGCCGATCACAGCCAATTTCTACTATTTGCTCATCATGATCATCTTCGTAACGATGAACGCGCATCATCGTATGATTGAGGCTTTTATCAGGTCGCTTCAGATAGCCCCTCTCGGTATCTTGTCATTTTCGGGTTTTACTGTAAGCACCTATTTTGAGTTGATCAAAGAAACATTCATTATCGGTTTTCAAATGGCCATGCCTGTCATTACGACAATCATGATCGCAAATATCATCTTAGGCATGCTCGCAAAAGCAATGCCGGGAATGAATGTATTTATGGTGGGAATGCCCTTTAAGATTCTCATCGGTATCTTTACGATTTATATCGTTTTTCCTGTGACTGTGAAAATGATGGTTCATTTACTCGACAGGTTGATGTATTATATGGAGCAAGTCCTACTATTTATGCGGTGA
- a CDS encoding flagellar brake protein gives MSDGFSTMLEEGATLYAEIFIEDTKQKLKSEILEIVNDNKVIISCPIYKMRLIQLNVGERFRFEYQNPESGLFQFVALVVNKDKLGPIVRLHLLKVSNVKKEQRREFFRLPIIENVILKVKIGETTETYIDSGKKIEVIVPEFEEYVATALDLSAGGLKAISKIPISVGTPIYSKFELDGSAYELEGTVLRCFRIEDVVERYELGIKFKNIENTTQTNLIAVIFNKQRKMLKKGMI, from the coding sequence ATGTCAGATGGATTTTCAACGATGCTTGAAGAAGGCGCTACGCTTTATGCGGAAATTTTCATAGAAGATACTAAACAGAAGCTGAAGTCAGAGATTCTTGAGATTGTCAATGACAACAAGGTCATTATCTCGTGTCCGATTTATAAAATGAGACTGATTCAATTAAACGTTGGGGAAAGATTTCGATTTGAATATCAGAACCCTGAGAGCGGATTGTTTCAGTTTGTAGCGCTTGTTGTGAACAAAGATAAGCTAGGACCGATTGTCAGACTGCATCTGTTGAAGGTCAGCAATGTAAAAAAAGAGCAAAGACGTGAGTTTTTCCGTTTACCTATCATCGAAAATGTTATACTTAAAGTTAAGATAGGCGAAACAACAGAGACCTATATCGACAGCGGTAAAAAGATTGAAGTGATCGTTCCTGAATTCGAAGAATATGTAGCGACCGCACTTGACTTAAGCGCAGGTGGTTTGAAGGCCATATCCAAGATACCCATAAGTGTCGGAACCCCCATCTACTCTAAATTTGAACTGGATGGATCGGCTTATGAACTTGAAGGTACTGTTTTAAGGTGCTTTAGGATAGAAGATGTGGTTGAACGCTATGAATTGGGTATAAAGTTTAAAAATATAGAAAATACGACACAAACTAACCTGATCGCTGTCATATTCAATAAGCAGCGTAAAATGTTGAAAAAGGGAATGATCTAA